In Pseudobacter ginsenosidimutans, the following are encoded in one genomic region:
- a CDS encoding SRPBCC family protein has protein sequence MLAQKENKPAAKENELEIVRILDAPRELVYQLWTKEEHLKKWNAPLGCSIHYSRIDVRPGGEFLSVVKNPVYPDCWVKGVYLELQAPERIAYTMEMSDEQGNINLPQYQNADWPASTIVTLSFEELPGNKTRLTLRQSVSEAAAMRKGAYQGWLSSFDVMDQYLAGITEKK, from the coding sequence ATGTTAGCACAAAAAGAAAACAAACCGGCAGCAAAAGAAAATGAGCTGGAGATCGTCCGCATCCTGGATGCTCCGCGAGAACTGGTGTATCAATTATGGACAAAGGAAGAACATTTGAAAAAATGGAATGCTCCACTGGGATGCAGCATTCATTATTCAAGGATCGATGTAAGGCCCGGAGGTGAATTCCTTTCGGTGGTGAAAAATCCAGTTTATCCGGATTGCTGGGTGAAAGGTGTCTATCTCGAATTACAAGCCCCTGAGCGGATTGCGTACACCATGGAGATGTCGGACGAGCAGGGCAATATCAACCTGCCGCAGTACCAGAATGCCGACTGGCCGGCATCCACCATTGTAACGCTTAGCTTTGAGGAATTGCCGGGTAACAAGACCAGGCTCACCTTACGTCAATCTGTATCCGAAGCAGCTGCTATGCGCAAAGGTGCTTATCAGGGCTGGCTTTCCAGCTTCGATGTAATGGATCAATACCTGGCAGGCATTACAGAAAAAAAATAA
- a CDS encoding ArsR/SmtB family transcription factor, with protein sequence MEKRRDVFQAIADPTRRGIIDLLSRQSLNLNSIAEHFDSSRPTISEHIKILHECGLVFITQKGRERFCEAKLEGLNEVTGWIENARKYWTETLDSMEQYLNSIQTKNNDHVSTKRKQTGSKRK encoded by the coding sequence ATGGAAAAACGCAGAGATGTATTTCAGGCTATCGCAGATCCCACCAGGCGTGGCATCATCGATCTGTTGAGCAGGCAATCCCTGAACCTGAACAGTATTGCGGAACATTTCGATTCCAGCAGGCCCACTATTTCGGAGCATATCAAGATCCTGCATGAGTGCGGGCTGGTCTTCATCACGCAAAAGGGAAGGGAAAGGTTTTGCGAAGCGAAACTGGAAGGCCTGAACGAAGTAACGGGATGGATTGAAAATGCCCGCAAATACTGGACAGAAACCCTGGATTCAATGGAGCAATATCTCAATTCAATACAAACAAAAAACAACGATCATGTTAGCACAAAAAGAAAACAAACCGGCAGCAAAAGAAAATGA